From a region of the Tachypleus tridentatus isolate NWPU-2018 chromosome 1, ASM421037v1, whole genome shotgun sequence genome:
- the LOC143232267 gene encoding metabotropic glycine receptor-like, whose translation MIYNEEFYYSLVRVNVESDPFIYASGIGFQRGVFRPRGKIPPLLFTPYAFRQDGYIETKDLATAYNVSYDEDSIGSEWFWQPIERNFTDQRKNNTNFSVASTPLVSGGSDIIVGLSDGRWTSPYLECNDAGNKWLISFSAPFFGRQENTINFRHILLNGLLSLPNWN comes from the coding sequence ATGATTTATAATGAAGAGTTTTATTACTCCTTGGTTAGGGTAAATGTTGAGAGTGATCCTTTCATATATGCTAGTGGTATCGGTTTTCAAAGAGGCGTTTTCCGCCCTCGTGGGAAAATACCACCACTACTGTTCACTCCTTACGCGTTTAGACAAGATGGATATATTGAAACCAAGGACTTAGCAACCGCTTACAACGTTTCTTATGATGAAGATTCTATTGGAAGTGAATGGTTCTGGCAACCTATTGAAAGAAACTTCACTGACCAAaggaaaaacaacacaaactttaGTGTCGCTTCTACGCCTCTTGTCAGTGGTGGCAGCGACATTATAGTTGGCTTATCTGACGGTAGGTGGACTTCGCCATATTTGGAGTGTAATGATGCTGGAAACAAGTGGCTAATTTCTTTCTCAGCGCCTTTTTTTGGACGACAGGAAAACACCATAAATTTTAG